Proteins encoded together in one Quercus lobata isolate SW786 chromosome 3, ValleyOak3.0 Primary Assembly, whole genome shotgun sequence window:
- the LOC115978722 gene encoding uncharacterized protein LOC115978722, translating into MGPQEPYWRTNTSFSPPPSRWDFRFQSEGLPYNSHEGIQLYGSSTSSNSKESRGWVRGNYLYNHQYSASDGGGLFLSSPSDLSQGPQWTPPAIQEINVDDYETATRRDPAMGRSSFRPTMEGTSEIPDSGGSTSSHSDSSESEPTFKSRLSSHRNFSSRRSFMSKPIHPLSFSTHTNTREAPDSTAGFSEFDTATPQRDAHRWSSASSSIDFADVSESLEPEIFSQPCNPSGGFRCGLCEKFLSQRSPWSSRRIVKSGDMPVAGVLSCRHVFHAECLEQTTPKTRKNDPPCPLCVRLGEDNSPERRGFSRLRSGFPRLKPFCEDGPSRPWDCVQVGDCVEGALHAPPRNTMFLLNRNRIKKNLTLKGNPSKEFPGKLRKSGSYSSQQLSGKSVDQGAVGCSRSTPGPSMMR; encoded by the exons ATGGGTCCTCAAGAGCCTTACTGGCGAACTAATACAAGCTTTTCACCACCCCCATCAAGATGGGATTTTCGATTCCAATCGGAGGGGCTACCATATAATTCACATGAAGGTATTCAACTGTATGGGTCTTCAACATCATCAAACAGTAAAGAAAGTCGGGGCTGGGTGAGAGGCAACTATCTTTATAACCATCAATACTCTGCATCTGATGGTGGTGGGCTGTTTTTAAGTAGTCCATCTGACCTTTCTCAAGGTCCTCAGTGGACACCTCCAGCAATTCAGGAAATCAATGTGGATGATTATGAAACTGCAACAAGAAGAG ATCCAGCTATGGGGCGATCATCCTTTAGACCTACCATGGAG GGAACCTCAGAAATTCCAGATAGTGGTGGCTCAACATCTTCCCATTCAGACAGTAGTGAGTCTGAGCCAACATTCAAGTCACGCTTATCCTCTCACCGGAACTTCTCAAGTCGTCGTTCTTTCATGTCAAAACCGATACACCCCTTGTCCTTTTCTACCCACACAAATACTAGAGAAGCTCCTGACTCAACAGCTGGGTTTTCAGAGTTTGATACTGCCACTCCACAAAGAGATGCCCACCGTTGGAGCAGTGCTAGCAGCAGCATTGATTTTGCTGATGTTTCTGAGTCACTTGAGCCTGAAATTTTCAGTCAGCCGTGCAATCCTTCTGGTGGTTTTAGGTGTGGCTTATGTGAAAAATTTCTTTCGCAAAGATCACCTTGGAGTTCTCGTAGGATTGTGAAGAGTGGAGATATGCCAGTTGCTGGGGTTCTTTCGTGTCGTCACGTTTTTCATGCAGAATGTTTGGAGCAAACAACCCCAAAAACCCGTAAAAATGATCCACCTTGCCCTCTATGTGTTAGATTGGGAGAGGACAACTCCCCTGAACGACGGGGTTTTTCAAGATTGAGGAGTGGTTTCCCAAGGCTCAAACCATTTTGTGAGGATGGCCCATCCAGGCCTTGGGACTGTGTACAAGTGGGAGATTGTGTTGAAGGGGCTTTGCATGCACCTCCACGCAATACTATGTTCTTACTGAACCGAAATCGCATTAAAAAGAACCTGACGTTAAAGGGTAATCCAAGCAAGGAATTTCCAGGGAAGTTAAGAAAAAGTGGCTCATATTCTTCGCAACAGTTGAGTGGAAAGTCAGTTGATCAGGGAGCAGTTGGGTGCTCTAGGTCAACACCAGGTCCAAGTATGATGAGATGA